GTTGGAGGAACAGGGCTTGGGTTGCACCGTCGTGGACCCACGCTGGGTTCTGCCGGTACCGCCATCGCTCACGTCTCTTGCCTCCTCACACCAACTCGTCGTCGTTCTTGAAGAAGGGATTGACTGTGGAGGCATCGAAGCGCGCGTCAGGCAGGCACTGGACCGAGCGCACGTCCAGGTGCCGCTCATGAGCGTTGGTTTGCCGGAGGAGTTTCTAGGCCACGGCAGCCGGACCGACATACTGGACCGGGCGGGTCTGACCCTGGATCGAATTGTGGACCGCGTTGTTGCCATATGGCCGACGCTGGGAAAAGAACGTTCGGCCGACACAACGGTCAGACCAGGGAAGGAAGACACAGTCACATGAGTTTTATCAGGTACTACCGCAGGAATCCCGATGGTCCGATGGATTTTCGAGAGGCTTGGTACGAGGACGAAGTTGGGCAGCTCGTAGTCAATCACGGGCACGTGGGTCACCAAAGTAAAACCACGGGTAATGACGACGTCGGCCCGGAGGACGCTGACCGGATGCTTGCAGCATTTGAACAGCAGTGTACAGCGGACGGTTATGAGGTGATTCCGGAGACCGAGCAGTCGCGGGTAGTGGCGCAGTTTGCGTTGAAGAGCACGGATGGCACGGAGCGCGACCGCTACCTGGAGCGCAAAGCCGTAGCAACGATCACGGGCCACTTCGCGTGGCGTGGACTCGGGACGGTAGAAGGGAGCGAGTTCAGGCCAGGCAGATTAAACATCAATTGCCTCAGTCCTGATCCGCAGAAGGCCGTCAATGCGCTCAAAATCTGTCTTCGGGAAGCCGCCCTGGATTTCACCAAGCTGAGAATCGGGGTAGCCCCCTATGATGAGAGCACCGGGTACCGGTTGCGGCATCCACTACCGGTCAAGAGCCCTTTCGTTCTTTAACGAAGCCCGTTCCGGCAGGGATGACAACACTAAAAGGAGCCACGTGGACTATCGCAGACTCGGCACATCAGGATTGACGGTTTCGGCCGTCGGGTTGGGATGCAACAACCTGGGACGAGAATCCACGGCATCAGAATCCCAACGGGGTGCCACAGCCCTGGTTTCGGCCGCCGTGGAGGCGGGTATCACCCTGTTCGATACGGCGGACTCGTATGGGAGGACGCCGGGGCTGAGCGAGGAGCTGCTCGGTAAGGCGCTTGGCCGTAAGCGGGAAGACGTTGTCATCGCCACGAAGTTCGGCCTCGACGTCAATGGACTCAACGGCCGCGATTTCAGTGCGCGTGGTTCACGCCGCTACATCATGACTGCTGTTGAATCCTCACTTAAACGGTTGGGGACCGATTGGATCGACCTATATCAGTTCCACGCCCCTGATCCGGCCACGCCCATCGATGAGACGCTAGCCGCCATGGATGATCTCGTCAGGGCGGGCAAAGTCAGGTATATCGGACACTCAAACCGCTCTGGTTGGTCCATCGCGGAAGCTGAATTCATTGCGCGGCACAACGGAGGTGCACGTTTCATTTCCGCCCAGAATCACTACAACCTGCTGAATCGAAAGGTGGAAGCTGAAGTCCTACCGGCGTCGGCGGCGTATGGCATTGGCGTCCTACCGTACTTCCCGCTGGCCAACGGTCTCCTCACCGGAAAATACAGCAGCGGTAAAGCCCCAGCGGGCAGCCGCCTCACCCATTCGCGCACCAACCTACTTGCTACCGCTGACATGGACCAATTGCGTCTCTTTGGGGATTTTGCTAGGGCCAGGGACGTATCCGAACTTGAAGTAGCGTTTTCATGGCTAGCATCACGACCGGCTGTGGCCAGCGTGATCGCGGGGGCAACACGGCCGGAGCAGGTCCGTCAGAATGCTGTGGCGGCAAACTGGCAACCGTCAGAGGCTGACCTTGGGGAACTAGACGTGATCTTCCCGCCCGCCAGCTGACTACTCACCACTGCTGTCTGGCTCCGACAATCTGCCGGAGCCAGTCAGCAGTGTGTGTCGGCTAGACAGGTGTCGATGCGACGCCGGGTGCGTGGAATCTGCGTCCATTGACGCGCTCTGAAGCGCCGGTCCGATCAAGATACGGTGTAATTCCACCAAGTGACAATGGCCAACCTGCCCCGGTAATCATACAAAGATCGACGTCCTCCGGTGCGGCCACTACGCCTTCATCGAGCATCCTGCCAATCTCGTCGGCCAAGGCATCCTGTGTGCGGTGAAGCACTTCTTCAGCTGATGAGGGTTCCGTGCCGAACTGCATGAGAGCCAGGGTGGCCTCCGGAATGCCCTCCGAACCGTCGTCCTGCTTCTGCCAGAGGCCCTTGATGCCCTCGTCGATCAGTTTTTGCTGGTTCGCCGAAACGTGGAAGCGTTCCCCAAACCCAGAATGGAGCGACTCCTGGACGTGCTGTCCAACGGGCAATCCAACGAGTGCGAGCAGTTTGAATGGGGTCATGGGCAGGCCCATCGGATGCAGCGCCCTGTCCGCCACATCAGCCGGTGTTCCTTCGTCGAAGACTTTGGTGATCTCACCGAACATGCGGCCAAGAACTCGGTTCACCACGAACGCCGCGGCGTCCTTGACGAGGACGGCAGTCTTCTGCAGCTCACGGGCCATCGCAAACGCCGTTGCCAGAACAGCTTCCTCAGTCTGGGGAACCTTCACGATTTCGAGCAGCGGCATGACAGCGACAGGGTTGAAGAAGTGGAATCCAACCAGACGCTCCGGGTGGTCCAGATCGGCGGCCATCTCCGTAACTGAGAGTGAGGATGTGTTCGTGGCGAGAATGCAGGTGGGGGATACCACTGCCTCGACTTCAGCGAACACCTGCTTTTTGACTGACAGTTCCTCGAACACGGCCTCGATGACAAAATCAGCATCCGAGAATGCTTCCTTCCTAACGGAGCCAGTGACCAATGCCTTAGTGCGGTTGGCCGCGTCCGCGGAAATTCGTTTCTTGCCCAGCAGCTTGTCCACTTCGGCGTGAACATAGCCCACACCCTTGTCCACCCGCTCCTGATCGATGTCCGTCATGATCACCGGAACCTTGAGCTGCTTGGCGAACAGCAGAGCAAGCTGGCTCGCCATCAGCCCGGCGCCGACCACACCGATCTTGGTGACCGGCCTCGCCAGTTTTTTGTCCGGGGCACCTGCTGGTCGTTTGCTGCGCTTCTGGACCAGGTCCAGAAATGCGTAGACGGTGGCATGAAACTCGTTCGTCTGCATGAGATCACCGAGTGCTTTGCACTCGGCTGACGCGGACTCCGCCTGAGTTCGAGTCTTCCCCGCCTCGATCAGATCAAGCACCCTGCCGGGGGCCGGTGTTGCGTTTCCGGTGCGCGCCTCGACGATGGCACGGCCGCGTGCCACGGCGGAATCCCAATCGGGATCCGCGTCCGGGTCTGAAACCGCATTGGGTCGATCCACCGTAACGTCGTTACTCAGCACTCCGGCCGCCCATGCGATGGACTGTTCCAGAAAATCGGCCGACTCAAAAAGTGCATCCACGATGCCAAGGTCGAATGCTGCCTTGCCACTGAGCGTGCGGTTATTGTTCAGCGCGTTCTCGATGGTGACTTTGACCGCGTTCTGCGGCCCGATGAGCCTCGGCAAGAGGTACACCCCGCCCCATCCTGGAACGAGTCCTAGGAAAGCTTCCGGGAGTGCCAGCGCGCCTGCCGCTGTCGAAACGGTTCGGTACGTCGAGTGTAGCGCCAGTTCCAAGCCCCCGCCCAGGGCTAGACCGTTGACGAACGAGAAGCTTGGCACGGGCAGACTGGAGAGTGTGGTGTAGACGTCATGGCCCAGCTGAGCCATCTGGACTCCGAGTTCGCGGCGATCGAGCTTCTTGACAGCCGAGAGGTCCGCGCCGGCAACGAAGAAGTACGGTTTTCCAGTAATCCCCACGGCCTGGATCTCGCCGCGCACCGCCCGCACTTTTAGGGCCTCCAATGTTCGGCCCAGTTCAACCAGCGCCCCGGGGCCGAGCGTCGTCGGGCGCTTGTGGTCCATCCCGTTGTCCAGAGTCAACAGGGCCATGGTTCCTGCGCCGTTGGGCAGCTCTACGTCCTGCACGACGGTATGAGTCACCACCTCGTCTGGGAAGTTTTCCGCGAGTTCTGTGAAATCTGCAGCGCTCATGCTGGGTCCTCTCCTGTGGTGTCGATGTAGTCCTGGTGGTGGGGGTTCTCCCAGATCACAGTGCCGCCCATGCCGAGGCCCACGCACATGGTTGTCAATCCGTAACGGACGGCAGGATTCTCCTGGAACTGGCGGGCGAGTTGATTCATGAGGCGCACACCGGACGACGCGAGCGGGTGCCCGACGGCAATAGCTCCGCCGTACTGGTTCACCCTCGGATCGGTATCCTTGATGCCATAAAAGTCGAGGAACGACAGGACTTGCACGGCGAATGCCTCGTTTATTTCGAAAAGGCCAATATCTTCTACCGTCAGTCCGGCCTGCTTGAGCGCTTTTTCCGTCGAAGGCACGGGACCGTAGCCCATGACTTCAGGTTCGACGCCGGCGAATGCGTAGGCAACCAAGCGCATCTTGACGGAGAGGCCAAGTTCTCGGGCCGTGTCCTCGGACGCCAGAACGGCTGCGGTGGCGCCGTCGTTGAGGCCCGCGGCATTGCCAGCGGTGACCCGGCCGTGCGCACGGAAGGGTGTCCTCAAGTCAGCAAGCATGCCCATGGTTGTCCCTGGACGGGGCGGCTGGTCAGCGGTGTTCAGCGACCACCCCTGGTCGCTCGTCCGCGACGCAACTGGGACAAGGTCCGGCTGAATATTGCCGTTGTCGTACGCCTGGGCCAGACGGCGCTGACTCTCCAAGGCGTAGGCATCAGTGCGCTCCTTGGTGATGTCAGGGAATCTATCGTGGAGATTCTCTGCTGTGTTACCCATGTTCAACGCGGCCGGGTCCACGATCTTTTCTGTCATGAAACGAGGGTTCGGGTCCGATCCTTGCCCCATGGGGTGGTTACCCATATGCTCGACTCCGCCGGCTATGACGACGTCGTAGGCGCCGAAGGCAATGCCGGAAGCGGTGGTGGTGACAGCGGTCATCGCCCCTGCGCACATGCGGTCGATAGCGAATCCGGGAACGCTCTGGGGCAGGCCTGAAAGGAGGGCCGCCGTCCGTCCTATGGTCAATCCCTGGTCACCGGTCTGCGTGGTGGCGGCAATTGCTACCTCGTCGATACGCTCGCTGGGCAACTGTGGGTTCCGGCGCATGAGTTCGCGTATGCACTTCACGACAAGGTCGTCGGCACGCACGCCCGCATAGATGCCCTTGTCTCCTGCTTTTCCGAACGGTGTTCTGACACCGTCAACGAAAACGACATCCCGAATCCGGCGGCCTGCGCCAGCGGCTGTATGTGAGCTCACCTGTTGCTCCTTAGAAGAGTTAGTGCTCGGCACGATTGAACCTGATTCCATTATGTTACTTGTCAGTAACTTAGTGGGGCAAGCTGTTGTACCATCGTGACTATTCTTCCGGCGTGGCTCTCACAGGGAGCGGTTCCGGGTCCAGGAACGCGACGGTGATGATGGCCGACGTCAGGTCCACCTGCCAGTTTCGAGCGCCCAGCTCCTGTAACCGGACTGCGACGGATTCCGGACTGATGGGCTTTGGCGGCCGCCAAGAAATACGGCGCAGCGTATCTGGAGACAGCAAATTCTCCACTGGCATATTCAGCCGGGTCGCGAGGGCCGCCAACCGCGGCTTTGCAGTATTCAGTCGCGCGGCAGCTTCGGAATCCTTCTCGGCCCATACCCGTGGCGGCGGTGGAGCGTTCGTGGGAACATGCAACGCAGGCAAATCGGTTGTAGTTCTGGCTTCATTGAGGCAGCGCAGCCAACGGGGTGCATCCTTCTTTGCCGCCCGTCCATGAAATCCGTTTGTCGACAGAAGCTGTGGCACGGTGGATGGCATCGACTTGGCTGCGGCCACGATCGCTGAATCGGGAATGAGGCGTCCGGGAGCGACATCCCGGTTCTTTGCCAGCTGCTCCCGTTCAGCCCACAGTGCTCTGACTGCCGCGAGTTTTCGGCGGTCACGGAGCTGATGCATGCCCGATGTACGACGCCACGGATCGGTGCGTGGTACCGGTGGGGGAGTGCTTCGAATCGCCTCGAATTCTTGAAGTGCGTAATCGAGCTTCGACTGACTGTCCAACAACTCAATGAGCCGCTCCCGTACATCAGTGAGAACTTCTACATCGAGCGTGGCGTAGCGAAGCCACGGTTCCGGAAGCGGACGTGTGGACCAGTCCGCGGCGGAATGTTCCTTCGCCAAGGTGAAGCCCAGCAGCTCTTGAATTACGGCGGCCAGACCGACGCGGGGGAGGCCAGCCAATCGAGCGGCAAGCTCCGAATCGAACAGGCGGTCCGGCCGCATGCCCAACTCGCTGAGGCACGGAAGGTCCTGCGTGGCAGCGTGAAGAATCCATTCGACGCCGGAAAGTGCTTGGTTGATGATCAGGAGGTTCTCAAAGGGCTCCGGATCGATGAGCCACGTACCTGCCCCTTCGCGCCGGATCTGAACGAGAAAGGCTCTTTGTCCATACCGATAGCCCGATGCCCTCTCGGCGTCGACGGCGGCCGGTCCGGTGCCTGCGGCCAGCGCTTTTGCCGCCCGTTCAAGCCCGGACTGTGTATCTATGACCGCCGGAACGCCATCGCGCGGAGTGTCGAGCAATGGAAGGGGGGCGGGGGCAGCGCCGGATTCGGCAGGAGCCCCTGTTGTGGCGCCCTTGTCCTGCGCCGGCTGTTCGGCTGTCTGCGGCATCATGCGAAAATCCAGTCTCTTGAGGTGTGGCTGCTCGCCCGGACTCTGTTCGATTCCGGCCGGTCACAGCTCAGTCAGTTGCGTCGGAGGTGAGGCAGTGAAGCCACTCCTTCCGGAATGGGCGGAAGGCCCGCGAATGTACACACCATGTCCGACCACGCCTCAAGATGACTCGTCACCCGCCCACGCACGGGTGTCCAGGAAGCTCTTAACTCGACGTCTATACCGTCCGGTCTACCCTCAAGAGACCCAAAACTTTCCGAGAGAATCCTCGTTGCTGTCCCACCGGCAAGAGAGTGATTCGCGCCGCGGTCCTTTAGCGCATCCAGGAGCCAGGTCCAGGCTACCGATCCAAGGAGGGCGTCGTTTCCCATATCCGGCTCCAGACGGGCCCGAATGTATGTGACGATGCGGAAGGTCCCCTCCCACAACGAAGAGCCCTCGGGGCTATGGAGAAGAATGAACCGACCGGTGGCGAGTGTATCGCCGTCACTGTGGGCGAGCCCATAGGCCGTGGTCCCGTGTGCGTCGTCTGCTGGACTCGAGCCTTGTTCCGTGATGTCGGCACCCATGGCCACACTGTACGGAGCCAGGCGTGAGGGAGCTGGGACTTCGTGTAAATACAGTTCTGGCCGGCACGAGGCGCGACGTAGATCAGCCAATGCGGTCAAAAATTCAGGTGGCACCTCTGCCAGGTCTCCGGGAGCACTCACTGTGGAAGACTATTGTCGGAGTTTGCCACGACCACATGGACTCGCCGAGCGTAACCCATTTGTTACCTAGTGCGCGCCATTTCACGGATCAGCGCAGCGGCGAAACCATCGATATCTTCTTCTGAGGTGTCGAACGAGCACATCCAGCGGACTTCACCTGTGGTGTGGTCCCAGTCGTAGAAACGGTACTGTTCCCTGACTCTGTCTGCCACATCCCGTGGCAATTTCGCAAAGACGGCGTTGGCCTTGGACTCCTGGGTTATCGTGACTCCGTCAATCTCAGAAACTGCACTACGCAGACGTGCCGCCATGCTGTTCGAGTGCTGCGCAATGCGCAGCCACAAATCTCCGTCGAGGAGCGCAACGAACTGTGCCGAGATGAAACGCATTTTCGACGCGAGCTGCATATTCATCTTGCGTAAGTAGTGCAGACCGCTGGAAGAATCTTCGTTCAGCACGACGATGCATTCGCCGAATAACAAGCCGTTTTTGGTACCGCCAAAAGACAAGATGTCGACGCCGGCGTTACGGGTCAACTCCCGAAGGCTGACATTCAGCGCGGCCGCGGCATTGGCGATCCGCGCTCCGTCCATATGAAGTTTCATGCCTTTGGCATGGACATGATCAGCGATCGCGCGGACCTCGTCTACGGTATACAGGGTGCCGAGTTCCGTGGCCTGCGTGATGGATACAGCCAACGGCTGCGCGCGGTGCGCATCTCCCCAGCCCCAGGCTTCGCGGTCAATGAGCTCCGGGGTCAGCTTGCCATCTGGAGTGGAGATGGTCAGCAGCTTGATGCCGCCAACGCGCTCCGGGGCTCCGTTTTCATCAACATTGATGTGGGCTGTTTCCGCGCAGATCACCGCGCCCCACCGCGGAAGCAGCGATTGGAGAGCTAATACGTTGGCGCCAGTACCGTTGAATACCGGAAACGCGTGCGTGCCCGGTCCAAAGTTATCGACAACGACTTCCTGGAGACGTGCCGTATAAGCATCCTCCCCATAGGCGACCTGATGCCCCTCGTTTGCGGCGGCAATAGCCCCCAAAATCTCGGGATGGACCCCTGAGTAGTTGTCGGAAGCGAAGCCCCGGACAGACGGATCGTGGATTCTGCGGTCGGTCATGGATGTCTCAGTCACATTTCCTAGTATCTCTGAATTTACGGTTGGGTGTTGCCAGCCTGCGCTCTGCACGGTTAGGACGCCAACACGATTCTGGCCCCATTGACCTCTGATGCTGACGCGGTGAAGACATCGACCATTGCCTCGGCGACCTGATTCACATGCGTGTAACCAGTGAAGGATTTCTCCGGCTCTGCGGCAATCATCGAGTCATCGAGCAGCGCCTTGATGACGATCACACTGGCGGCTGAATGCTGCTCAATTGGATCGTTTTTCCGCTTGGATTGCGCTCTGGTGAGCCCCTGTGCCATAGCCATGATCCACGTTTCCGCGGCAGCCTTGGCCGCGGTGTACGAGGCACCTCCTGCTGTGGGGGCGCTCACGGC
This region of Arthrobacter roseus genomic DNA includes:
- a CDS encoding 3-hydroxyacyl-CoA dehydrogenase NAD-binding domain-containing protein, whose protein sequence is MSAADFTELAENFPDEVVTHTVVQDVELPNGAGTMALLTLDNGMDHKRPTTLGPGALVELGRTLEALKVRAVRGEIQAVGITGKPYFFVAGADLSAVKKLDRRELGVQMAQLGHDVYTTLSSLPVPSFSFVNGLALGGGLELALHSTYRTVSTAAGALALPEAFLGLVPGWGGVYLLPRLIGPQNAVKVTIENALNNNRTLSGKAAFDLGIVDALFESADFLEQSIAWAAGVLSNDVTVDRPNAVSDPDADPDWDSAVARGRAIVEARTGNATPAPGRVLDLIEAGKTRTQAESASAECKALGDLMQTNEFHATVYAFLDLVQKRSKRPAGAPDKKLARPVTKIGVVGAGLMASQLALLFAKQLKVPVIMTDIDQERVDKGVGYVHAEVDKLLGKKRISADAANRTKALVTGSVRKEAFSDADFVIEAVFEELSVKKQVFAEVEAVVSPTCILATNTSSLSVTEMAADLDHPERLVGFHFFNPVAVMPLLEIVKVPQTEEAVLATAFAMARELQKTAVLVKDAAAFVVNRVLGRMFGEITKVFDEGTPADVADRALHPMGLPMTPFKLLALVGLPVGQHVQESLHSGFGERFHVSANQQKLIDEGIKGLWQKQDDGSEGIPEATLALMQFGTEPSSAEEVLHRTQDALADEIGRMLDEGVVAAPEDVDLCMITGAGWPLSLGGITPYLDRTGASERVNGRRFHAPGVASTPV
- a CDS encoding threonine aldolase family protein; protein product: MTDRRIHDPSVRGFASDNYSGVHPEILGAIAAANEGHQVAYGEDAYTARLQEVVVDNFGPGTHAFPVFNGTGANVLALQSLLPRWGAVICAETAHINVDENGAPERVGGIKLLTISTPDGKLTPELIDREAWGWGDAHRAQPLAVSITQATELGTLYTVDEVRAIADHVHAKGMKLHMDGARIANAAAALNVSLRELTRNAGVDILSFGGTKNGLLFGECIVVLNEDSSSGLHYLRKMNMQLASKMRFISAQFVALLDGDLWLRIAQHSNSMAARLRSAVSEIDGVTITQESKANAVFAKLPRDVADRVREQYRFYDWDHTTGEVRWMCSFDTSEEDIDGFAAALIREMARTR
- a CDS encoding acetyl-CoA C-acyltransferase, which codes for MESGSIVPSTNSSKEQQVSSHTAAGAGRRIRDVVFVDGVRTPFGKAGDKGIYAGVRADDLVVKCIRELMRRNPQLPSERIDEVAIAATTQTGDQGLTIGRTAALLSGLPQSVPGFAIDRMCAGAMTAVTTTASGIAFGAYDVVIAGGVEHMGNHPMGQGSDPNPRFMTEKIVDPAALNMGNTAENLHDRFPDITKERTDAYALESQRRLAQAYDNGNIQPDLVPVASRTSDQGWSLNTADQPPRPGTTMGMLADLRTPFRAHGRVTAGNAAGLNDGATAAVLASEDTARELGLSVKMRLVAYAFAGVEPEVMGYGPVPSTEKALKQAGLTVEDIGLFEINEAFAVQVLSFLDFYGIKDTDPRVNQYGGAIAVGHPLASSGVRLMNQLARQFQENPAVRYGLTTMCVGLGMGGTVIWENPHHQDYIDTTGEDPA
- a CDS encoding HRDC domain-containing protein codes for the protein MMPQTAEQPAQDKGATTGAPAESGAAPAPLPLLDTPRDGVPAVIDTQSGLERAAKALAAGTGPAAVDAERASGYRYGQRAFLVQIRREGAGTWLIDPEPFENLLIINQALSGVEWILHAATQDLPCLSELGMRPDRLFDSELAARLAGLPRVGLAAVIQELLGFTLAKEHSAADWSTRPLPEPWLRYATLDVEVLTDVRERLIELLDSQSKLDYALQEFEAIRSTPPPVPRTDPWRRTSGMHQLRDRRKLAAVRALWAEREQLAKNRDVAPGRLIPDSAIVAAAKSMPSTVPQLLSTNGFHGRAAKKDAPRWLRCLNEARTTTDLPALHVPTNAPPPPRVWAEKDSEAAARLNTAKPRLAALATRLNMPVENLLSPDTLRRISWRPPKPISPESVAVRLQELGARNWQVDLTSAIITVAFLDPEPLPVRATPEE
- a CDS encoding DUF3000 family protein, with the protein product MSAPGDLAEVPPEFLTALADLRRASCRPELYLHEVPAPSRLAPYSVAMGADITEQGSSPADDAHGTTAYGLAHSDGDTLATGRFILLHSPEGSSLWEGTFRIVTYIRARLEPDMGNDALLGSVAWTWLLDALKDRGANHSLAGGTATRILSESFGSLEGRPDGIDVELRASWTPVRGRVTSHLEAWSDMVCTFAGLPPIPEGVASLPHLRRN
- a CDS encoding aldo/keto reductase, which translates into the protein MDYRRLGTSGLTVSAVGLGCNNLGRESTASESQRGATALVSAAVEAGITLFDTADSYGRTPGLSEELLGKALGRKREDVVIATKFGLDVNGLNGRDFSARGSRRYIMTAVESSLKRLGTDWIDLYQFHAPDPATPIDETLAAMDDLVRAGKVRYIGHSNRSGWSIAEAEFIARHNGGARFISAQNHYNLLNRKVEAEVLPASAAYGIGVLPYFPLANGLLTGKYSSGKAPAGSRLTHSRTNLLATADMDQLRLFGDFARARDVSELEVAFSWLASRPAVASVIAGATRPEQVRQNAVAANWQPSEADLGELDVIFPPAS